A window from Mus caroli chromosome 2, CAROLI_EIJ_v1.1, whole genome shotgun sequence encodes these proteins:
- the LOC110290254 gene encoding olfactory receptor 998-like produces the protein MEEKNQTTVLEFIFLGLTDYLHQKVVLFIIFFLVYFVTLAGNVGMINLIWMDPRLHTPMYFFLSQLAFVDVCSSSCVAPKMLSDIFAEKKAISFMGCAAQMWFFGLFVTTDCFLLAAMAYDRYTAVCKPLLYSVIMSKRVCVQFVIGPYLLAAINITTHTTLTFCLPFCGSNTINHFFCDVSPLLSLACADTWINKVVLFVLAGVIGVPSGLIIIVSYVCILVAILKIKTADGRQKAFSTCSSHLAAVSILYGTLFFIYVRPNASSSLDINKVISLFYTVVIPMLNPLIYSLRNKEVKDAFKRILKSNHFLTGA, from the coding sequence atggaagaaaagaatcagaCCACAGTGCTTGAGTTTATTTTCCTGGGCCTTACAGATTATCTCCATCAGAAGGTTGTTCTCTTTATCatatttttccttgtttattttgtcaCCCTGGCAGGTAATGTGGGTATGATCAATCTCATATGGATGGACCCCAGGCTGCACACGCCtatgtacttttttctcagccAGCTGGCCTTTGTAGATGTGTGCTCCTCTTCCTGTGTAGCTCCCAAGATGCTGAGTGACATTTTTGCAGAGAAGAAAGCCATTTCTTTTATGGGTTGTGCAGCACAGATGTGGTTCTTTGGTCTTTTTGTGACAACTGATTGTTTCCTCCTAGCTGCCATGGCTTATGATCGATATACGGCTGTCTGTAAACCCTTGCTGTACAGTGTCATTATGTCCAAGAGGGTCTGTGTTCAGTTTGTCATAGGACCTTATCTTTTAGCTGCTATAAACATCACAACTCATACAACATTGACCTTTTGCTTACCGTTCTGTGGTTCAAATACCATCAaccatttcttctgtgatgtttccccGCTGCTTTCATTAGCATGTGCTGACACATGGATTAACAAGGTAGTACTTTTTGTCCTGGCTGGAGTGATAGGTGTTCCCAGTGGCTTGATAATCATAGTTTCCTATGTGTGCATCCTGGTGGCTATCTTGAAGATCAAGACTGCTGATGGGAGACAGAAAGCCTTCTCCACATGTTCTTCTCACCTGGCAGCTGTCTCAATTCTTTATGGCACTCTTTTCTTCATATATGTTCGACCTAATGCAAGTTCTTCCCTAGATATTAATAAAGTGATCTCTTTATTTTATACAGTTGTGATCCCCATGTTGAATCCCCTCATTTATAGCTTGAGGAACAAAGAGGTGAAAGATGCATTTAAGAGAATATTGAAAAGTAATCACTTCTTAACAGGTGCTTAA
- the LOC110290236 gene encoding olfactory receptor 1002, with translation MMHRNQTVVTEFFFTGLTSSFHLQIVLFLTFLCVYLATLLGNLGMIILIQLDTRLHIPMYFFLSHLSFVDACSSSVISPKMLSDIFVDKKVISFLGCAIQLCLFSQFVVTECFLLASMAYDRYVAICKPLLYTLIMSQRVCVQLVIGPYSIGLISTVVHTTSAFILPYCGPNIINHFFCDLLPVLSLPCADTQMNKSLLFIMAGILGVFSGIIILVSYVYIAITILKISSADGRRKAFSTCSSHLTAVSILYGTLFFIYVRPSSSFSLDINKVVSLFYTAVIPMLNPFIYSLRNKEVKDALIRTFEKKFCYTL, from the coding sequence ATGATGCACAGAAATCAAACTGTTGTGACTGAGTTCTTCTTCACTGGATTAacctcctccttccatctccaAATTGTCCTCTTCCTGACATTTCTCTGTGTTTATCTGGCAACTCTTTTGGGGAACCTGGGAATGATCATTTTAATTCAACTGGACACTCGACTCCACAtccccatgtacttttttctcagccacttgTCCTTTGTAGATGCCTGCTCCTCTTCTGTCATCAGTCCTAAGATGTTGTCTGACATATTTGTGGATAAAAAGGTGATCTCCTTCTTAGGTTGTGCTATCCAGCTTTGTTTATTCAGCCAGTTTGTAGTGACAGAATGTttcctcctggcctccatggcttATGATCGGTATGTCGCCATCTGTAAGCCTTTGCTGTATACTCTCATCATGTCCCAGCGAGTCTGTGTACAGTTAGTGATAGGCCCTTACAGCATAGGCCTTATAAGCACTGTGGTCCATACTACTTCTGCATTTATCCTTCCATACTGTGGTCCAAATATCAtcaatcactttttctgtgaccttcttcctgttctctcaCTGCCATGTGCAGATACTCAGATGAATAAAAGTTTGCTTTTCATCATGGCTGGGATCTTAGGTGTATTCAGTGGCATAATCATATTGGTTTCCTACGTTTACATTGCTATCACCATCCTAAAGATCAGTTCTGCTGATGGGAGGCGCAAAGCCTTCTCCACCTGCTCTTCACACCTGACAGCAGTCTCTATCCTTTATGGAACTCTCTTCTTTATCTATGTACGTCCAAGCTCCAGCTTCTCTCTGGATATCAATAAAGTTGTGTCACTATTTTATACTGCTGTAATCCCTATGTTGAACCCATTCATTTATAGCTTGAGAAATAAGGAAGTCAAAGATGCACTCATCAGGACATTTGAAAAGAAGTTTTGCTACACTTTGTAA